The Priestia koreensis genome window below encodes:
- a CDS encoding helix-turn-helix domain-containing protein: MDVGAKIKFHRLKKGLTQEELARGIISIPYLSKIENAKITSNQEILQLLFERLSVPFDIQHEDDFKAYCYEWFKQLRAPDENCEPYLSRVEEIKALTLDDSLLLLIDIHFIQYYLYKRNYQKSAALIASLKKVKNSFTPLHSYYYHKFIGNHDVIHSKLQEGLSNYQLSLNHLSLIQLDELELADIKYVIGITYSRLRQPAYAVSLIQEALMVFKDHYELYRSAQCHITLGICYRRFKDYDKSIHHYLLAHKLSGILKNTKMEQLTNLNLGHLHHVKGKLTEAISYYEKCLTMNSDDLEDSMVSAISLVRIYYDLETFDKANELLHTAMTIQTKYSSFKYDLDIEIYKELIRSDFSSIEGILIDKMIPYLQKNQEYSELLLYAQLVSTFYEKEHKYKKAFYYQKLVNDLLNKFIEI, encoded by the coding sequence TTGGATGTAGGTGCAAAAATTAAATTTCATCGTTTGAAAAAAGGGCTGACACAAGAAGAATTAGCTAGAGGAATTATTTCCATCCCCTATCTTTCAAAAATAGAGAACGCCAAAATTACTAGCAATCAAGAAATTTTGCAACTATTATTTGAACGATTATCGGTACCTTTTGATATTCAGCATGAAGATGACTTTAAAGCATACTGTTATGAATGGTTTAAGCAGTTAAGAGCACCAGATGAAAATTGTGAACCTTACTTAAGTAGAGTTGAGGAAATAAAAGCGCTCACACTTGATGATTCGTTACTCTTACTAATTGATATCCATTTTATTCAGTACTATTTATATAAACGTAATTATCAAAAAAGCGCTGCTTTAATTGCAAGTTTAAAAAAGGTTAAAAATTCTTTTACGCCATTGCATTCATATTACTATCACAAATTTATAGGAAACCATGATGTCATTCACTCAAAGCTACAGGAAGGCTTATCTAACTACCAACTTTCCTTAAATCACCTTTCCTTGATTCAACTGGATGAATTAGAATTGGCTGATATTAAATATGTCATAGGAATTACCTATAGCCGACTACGTCAACCTGCTTATGCCGTGTCATTAATTCAAGAAGCATTAATGGTCTTTAAAGATCATTATGAATTATATCGGAGTGCACAATGTCACATCACTTTGGGCATCTGTTATAGACGATTCAAAGACTATGATAAATCCATTCATCATTACCTTTTAGCTCATAAATTATCAGGTATTTTAAAAAATACCAAAATGGAACAGCTAACTAATTTAAACTTAGGACATTTACATCATGTAAAGGGGAAACTAACAGAGGCAATCTCATATTATGAGAAATGTTTGACCATGAATTCAGATGATTTAGAGGACAGTATGGTATCCGCTATCTCCTTGGTCCGCATCTATTATGATCTAGAAACATTTGATAAAGCGAATGAATTATTACATACAGCTATGACTATTCAGACAAAATATTCTAGCTTTAAATACGATTTAGACATCGAGATTTACAAAGAATTAATCAGAAGTGATTTTAGTAGTATTGAGGGAATTCTTATTGATAAAATGATTCCCTACCTACAGAAGAACCAAGAGTATAGTGAGCTCCTGCTATATGCACAGTTAGTTAGTACTTTTTACGAAAAAGAGCACAAATATAAAAAAGCGTTCTATTATCAAAAATTAGTAAATGACTTGTTAAATAAATTTATCGAAATTTAG
- the xerS gene encoding tyrosine recombinase XerS: MPNSRQHQIHEERLKDMLLSMPFYVQQFVDDKLDTHSSSTLLGYLHDYKLFFEWLMAEGFADCEEMKDIPLEVLEKLPLEAAKSFFKFVNRKEIVVSQKTNEKKKPEQVSTNRKISALRSLFKYLTVETENDQQEPYFYRNVMQKITVHKKKETLNARSGRISKSIFHKDEDVKFLSFVKNGYEHTLTKRAKPYFYRDVARDYAILSLFLGSGIRVNELANLRLRDLNFTTNEIAVVRKGNKEDIVSVVPQAMEDIQDYLEIRERKYRLEKDEDSYLFVTRYEGHASPLSVRSIQQMVKKYSKAFQSNKSLSPHKLRHTYATQLAEETGDLVLVMNQLGHSSMNTAVLYTNSDKERAREASKKLGEKRKDS; encoded by the coding sequence TTGCCAAATTCTCGACAACACCAGATTCATGAAGAGCGTTTAAAGGATATGCTTCTCTCTATGCCCTTCTATGTACAACAATTTGTGGATGACAAACTCGATACACACTCTTCCTCTACTCTCTTAGGCTATTTACACGACTATAAGCTCTTTTTTGAGTGGTTAATGGCCGAAGGGTTTGCGGATTGCGAAGAAATGAAGGATATTCCTTTAGAGGTATTGGAAAAGCTTCCGTTAGAAGCAGCCAAGTCATTTTTTAAGTTTGTGAATCGTAAAGAGATCGTTGTATCACAAAAAACAAACGAGAAGAAAAAGCCGGAGCAAGTTTCGACCAACCGTAAGATATCAGCGCTACGATCTCTCTTTAAGTATTTGACGGTTGAAACGGAGAATGACCAGCAAGAACCCTATTTTTATCGAAACGTCATGCAGAAGATCACGGTACACAAGAAAAAGGAAACATTGAATGCGCGTTCTGGACGTATCTCGAAATCCATTTTTCATAAAGATGAAGACGTGAAATTCCTCTCCTTTGTTAAAAATGGATATGAGCATACGCTAACCAAAAGGGCCAAGCCCTATTTCTATCGTGATGTAGCTCGGGACTATGCCATTCTTTCTCTTTTCTTAGGTTCAGGAATTCGCGTGAATGAATTGGCAAACTTGCGCTTACGTGATTTAAACTTTACGACGAATGAGATTGCTGTTGTACGTAAAGGAAATAAAGAAGATATTGTATCGGTTGTCCCCCAGGCTATGGAGGATATACAGGACTATTTAGAGATACGTGAAAGAAAGTATCGATTAGAGAAAGACGAAGATAGCTACTTGTTTGTTACGCGCTATGAAGGTCATGCTTCCCCTCTATCTGTCCGATCCATTCAACAAATGGTGAAGAAATACAGCAAGGCGTTTCAATCCAATAAGTCCCTCTCTCCTCATAAATTGCGTCATACGTATGCCACGCAGCTAGCCGAGGAAACGGGTGATTTAGTACTAGTCATGAATCAGCTAGGTCATAGTTCGATGAATACGGCTGTACTGTATACCAACTCAGATAAAGAACGAGCGCGGGAAGCATCGAAGAAGTTAGGTGAGAAACGAAAAGATTCGTAA
- a CDS encoding peptidoglycan recognition protein family protein → MLSITRKISKYNFSSRNGNSVNYIVVHDVGVKGQTAKNNADYFGGGDRQSSAYYFVDRTSIYQVVEETNSAWHCCDGHGTYGITNANSIGIEAADIFMKIRSKTPSTLL, encoded by the coding sequence ATGTTGAGTATTACAAGAAAAATCTCTAAGTATAATTTTTCAAGTCGTAACGGAAATTCAGTTAATTACATTGTCGTTCATGACGTTGGTGTAAAGGGCCAAACAGCTAAGAATAATGCGGACTACTTCGGTGGCGGAGATCGTCAATCGTCAGCTTATTATTTCGTCGACCGTACATCTATTTATCAAGTCGTTGAAGAAACGAACAGCGCATGGCATTGTTGTGATGGACATGGGACCTATGGTATTACGAACGCAAACTCCATTGGGATTGAAGCGGCGGATATATTCATGAAGATACGATCAAAAACACCATCGACCTTATTATGA
- a CDS encoding DNRLRE domain-containing protein, with protein MKRKTISQLSKWIVCLLVFTLVISSLPAYDWASTTATSDSVDQPASQEKAVSEGQDAARINQQIMENQPDIQAPPVEKTAPEVEEKQQEENIKVEQTGEGDYKKEIYLDPVQRKDEKSNEWKEISTDLQVNNQENTIEPANAGIDVAFEKQTNDGAYATVKDERNQVQYKLLGAQGDQPFTSSTDVAAEHKENQIFYRNVLQSVDLRNTVFDQSVKEDIILQKYEGFSQFKFLVKTSLLANLNEDGSTSFKDEKSNVIFNIPRPYMSDSNVDKESGDPATSFDVHYELEKVAEGYNLNVVADKEWLTSSDRIYPVYIDPTITLGASDDTFVSSAYPTTNYDKFWESSSGYYSLKSGYYDSASGTNFTFVKPDTSKLQGALIDSAQFNVYTAHSYSSTPNNVWLDRVDGSWAPGTLTWNNKPASTNISTASVAKGDVASFNVLNTVKDWVSGSKPNYGFKLHENGNGQAYWKKFYASENSTNKPYLSVSYHYPTVNTPTGFAASNNNDTGYVNLSWNTVPGAIGYKIKLFNGINYEAFEVGNTTSWSSKGKGIWPTQDEIESGEYELHHDGKGTELSRTPGDVYGNADVKYENSRTYFFRVSAVFPGGESSNSDAFMPILPLDQPVAKPYANTTSEDTGYVTLSWDEDENPKVQGYKVWMYNGKNYEMVSTVAKGTSTWTTQGKGIWPTQDEIKVGQYQLHTDGNGVELARDPSAVYKNSGGLYPTNTNYWFRVTAYGTDGESALSNPTTPKIPSLESSYLGMEEFWSSFEVPGGTVNAFNGNFLFDETDFSLDGKGPGINISRTFNSKDTGEGLFGKGWQSTLDLKVLEDKNGDVLYIQSDKRIQRYKKISTGYEAPTGIYVTLTKDSNGYYFKDTDQSVTAFNANGTISYEKDANGNQTSYNYTNGKLTSITDATDGTGRTVTFGYDGAYISSITYADQVTTFKYDNGQLKETTTPEGRLYKYDYKDGMLYRVYDPRHTDASPSFTEYEYDADSRLVTAISPLKKKTSIAYDTDKREVTVTNPSGSKDIYRYNEDGNPSETVDDADNLKLTTTFKYENNNLVQQIDPRDQGKRISEDYKYDANGNVTSATDAFGTETYEYNKNNDVTKATDTENRATTISYDDTNAVSEVDTTAKTASMSTYDKYGNVIESSGDLSTANNLINNSGFEKSLGSEWASLSKNDSGSFSIADNHAPGSFSGSKVLQVKPNRSVSTTDGQQGFIAATQVLNVQPNASYTLSALIKAESLENASAFLNVEILDVNGKHLNWASNRFNQVTGNSKWKERQVSFSTDTQGAKVRIFLEVEHLKGPVNGVALFDNLQLEDGPVSSSFNPIVNSGFENDANGWAKSAGTSVASVANEGFSGAKSISIQRQGTGDTETSYSQEVVLNQSTPRNITLTGMSKADGVAGPEFNSTESKDYSIWADVTFGDGSKKVYQAKFTKGTHDWSRSAVTIDAGDLNKAIQKVRVYTIFRNKFTGTAYFDDIRLLEDNHLTQNSYDSNGNYLTKVTDEKGRTQQFQYDAYGNKTSEIDPKGQEKNSTYNKDNQLTSVSLKNGTSVKYGYDKNGNVNKKEVVAEGNTQTISYDYDLDNKLGTYTDPLGFITKHQYDDNGNKTKTNLPNNHTLEWTYDTADRTTSEKRDGVTAFTFEYDPNGNETKVVDSINSVVRIKDYDKANQIVSMTDRGGTFAWTYKPNSTKVTKSTFTQNGLTNETNYEYNNLDQNISVKDAQGKAYRFDYDENGNVRTYTAGNAAGSDFTYDVTGKVTGLEIGNANSDTILSESYKYDENDNRKEITSYKEDGSVDSKTSYDYDSLDQLVKEILPDGTIKEYVYNGFGNRTSVKLTKPGENTVETSATFNIGNQLTEFGNETIQYDENGNRTEDGKYTYTWNAADQLTSITKKGEGTPFATYKYDDDDRRIEKNVNGNVTRFYYDGDSIDPLYETDENGNILRSYVYSMDGLRLSMKTGGKTYYYHYNPHGDVVAMSDDNGVIVVKYTYDAWGNVQKQVTSGQTDIQNPFTYAGYMRDEETGLYYLIARYYNPEQGVFLSADSDPGDDDDPITQNGYIYAKNNPVMNIDPDGNYAYLIYFIPGVGQVALLATIAVVGGYGAWRLGRKLSVLRARSKPSGGDPAAHGRPHTRYKRKNGRVSEYTTYGNGGVVRKQFRGEGKAHGNVSRPNVKSQNYYNRNPKNKKRYKKTRVRKPYRKEYPRGYR; from the coding sequence ATGAAACGTAAAACAATAAGTCAACTATCTAAATGGATAGTTTGTCTTCTTGTCTTTACACTTGTTATTAGTAGTTTACCAGCCTATGATTGGGCATCTACGACAGCTACAAGTGATTCAGTAGACCAACCTGCTAGTCAGGAAAAGGCAGTCTCTGAGGGGCAAGACGCAGCACGAATTAACCAACAAATTATGGAGAATCAACCTGATATTCAAGCACCACCGGTTGAAAAAACTGCACCAGAGGTGGAGGAAAAACAACAAGAAGAGAATATCAAAGTTGAACAAACAGGAGAAGGAGATTATAAAAAAGAAATCTATCTTGATCCTGTACAACGAAAAGATGAAAAGAGCAATGAATGGAAAGAGATTTCCACTGATTTGCAAGTTAATAATCAGGAAAATACCATTGAACCTGCTAATGCAGGAATCGATGTAGCTTTTGAGAAACAAACAAATGACGGTGCATATGCAACGGTGAAAGATGAACGTAATCAGGTCCAATACAAGTTATTGGGTGCACAAGGTGATCAACCTTTTACTTCATCAACAGATGTAGCCGCTGAACATAAAGAAAACCAGATTTTCTACCGCAATGTTCTACAAAGTGTGGATTTACGTAATACAGTATTTGATCAAAGTGTTAAAGAAGATATTATTCTTCAAAAATATGAAGGATTTTCTCAATTCAAATTTTTGGTTAAGACAAGTCTATTGGCAAACTTAAATGAGGACGGTAGTACCTCTTTTAAAGATGAGAAAAGTAATGTAATCTTTAATATTCCGCGTCCTTACATGAGCGATTCCAATGTGGATAAAGAATCAGGAGATCCTGCAACTTCATTTGATGTTCACTATGAACTAGAAAAAGTAGCAGAAGGCTATAATCTAAATGTTGTAGCAGATAAAGAGTGGTTAACATCTTCGGATCGTATTTATCCAGTTTACATTGATCCCACAATTACGCTTGGAGCTAGTGATGATACGTTTGTATCTAGTGCTTATCCAACTACGAATTACGATAAATTCTGGGAATCATCTTCAGGTTACTATTCATTGAAATCAGGTTATTATGATAGTGCCTCTGGGACAAACTTTACGTTTGTAAAGCCGGATACTTCTAAATTGCAGGGGGCATTAATTGATTCTGCTCAATTTAATGTTTATACAGCACATTCCTATTCGTCTACACCTAACAATGTATGGTTAGATCGTGTAGATGGAAGTTGGGCACCAGGAACATTAACTTGGAATAACAAGCCAGCTTCTACGAATATTTCAACTGCTTCGGTTGCTAAAGGTGATGTAGCAAGCTTTAACGTTCTAAATACCGTAAAAGATTGGGTATCTGGAAGTAAACCGAATTATGGTTTTAAGTTACATGAAAATGGAAATGGACAAGCTTATTGGAAGAAGTTTTATGCGTCTGAAAACAGTACAAATAAGCCCTACCTTTCAGTTAGTTACCATTATCCAACTGTAAACACACCAACAGGATTTGCTGCTTCTAATAACAATGACACGGGATATGTAAATCTTTCATGGAATACTGTTCCTGGAGCAATCGGTTATAAAATTAAATTGTTCAATGGAATTAACTATGAAGCTTTTGAAGTAGGAAATACAACAAGTTGGTCATCAAAAGGTAAGGGTATTTGGCCAACACAAGATGAAATTGAGTCAGGTGAATATGAACTTCATCATGATGGGAAAGGAACAGAACTTTCTCGTACACCTGGTGATGTATACGGGAATGCAGATGTTAAATATGAAAATTCTCGCACCTATTTCTTCCGTGTAAGTGCGGTATTCCCAGGCGGAGAATCATCCAACTCAGATGCTTTTATGCCAATTTTACCTTTGGATCAGCCAGTTGCCAAACCGTATGCAAATACGACAAGTGAAGATACTGGGTATGTGACTCTTTCATGGGATGAAGACGAAAATCCAAAAGTACAAGGTTATAAAGTTTGGATGTACAACGGAAAAAACTATGAAATGGTTTCAACTGTTGCAAAAGGTACAAGCACGTGGACTACTCAAGGAAAAGGTATTTGGCCAACACAAGATGAAATTAAAGTTGGGCAATATCAACTTCATACCGACGGAAATGGAGTTGAATTAGCAAGAGATCCATCAGCTGTTTATAAAAATTCTGGTGGACTCTATCCAACTAATACGAACTATTGGTTTAGAGTAACGGCCTATGGAACAGATGGAGAGAGCGCATTATCTAATCCTACTACTCCTAAAATTCCATCCTTAGAATCTTCTTATTTAGGTATGGAAGAGTTTTGGTCTTCTTTTGAGGTTCCAGGTGGTACGGTTAATGCATTCAATGGAAACTTTTTATTCGATGAAACTGATTTTTCGTTGGATGGAAAAGGTCCTGGTATTAACATTTCTCGTACATTCAATAGCAAAGATACAGGCGAAGGGTTATTCGGAAAAGGATGGCAAAGTACACTTGATTTAAAAGTCCTAGAAGATAAAAACGGTGATGTTTTATACATCCAGTCTGATAAACGAATTCAACGTTACAAAAAGATTTCAACAGGCTACGAAGCGCCTACTGGTATATATGTAACACTTACGAAAGATAGCAATGGGTATTATTTTAAAGATACCGATCAAAGCGTAACAGCCTTTAATGCAAATGGGACCATTAGCTATGAAAAAGATGCGAATGGGAACCAAACATCTTATAACTATACAAATGGTAAATTAACTAGTATTACAGATGCTACAGATGGCACTGGTAGAACAGTAACGTTTGGATACGATGGAGCGTATATTTCTTCTATTACGTATGCGGATCAAGTTACAACATTTAAATATGATAACGGTCAGTTAAAAGAAACGACAACCCCTGAAGGCAGACTGTATAAATATGACTACAAAGATGGAATGCTTTATCGTGTTTATGATCCAAGACACACGGATGCATCCCCATCCTTTACAGAATACGAATATGATGCAGACAGTCGTCTTGTAACAGCAATTAGTCCTTTAAAGAAAAAAACATCAATTGCTTACGATACAGATAAGCGTGAAGTAACAGTCACAAATCCATCTGGCAGTAAAGATATTTACCGCTACAACGAAGACGGGAACCCTTCAGAAACCGTAGACGATGCTGATAATTTAAAGTTAACGACTACATTTAAATACGAAAACAATAACTTAGTTCAGCAAATAGATCCACGAGATCAAGGGAAGCGTATATCTGAAGATTATAAATATGATGCAAATGGTAATGTTACAAGCGCAACAGACGCCTTTGGGACAGAAACCTATGAGTACAACAAAAATAACGATGTAACAAAAGCTACTGATACTGAAAATAGAGCTACAACGATTTCTTATGACGATACAAATGCTGTATCAGAAGTAGACACGACTGCTAAAACAGCTTCCATGTCAACATATGATAAATATGGAAATGTCATTGAATCCAGTGGTGATTTAAGTACAGCTAATAACTTAATAAATAATTCTGGTTTTGAGAAGTCATTAGGATCTGAATGGGCTTCATTAAGTAAAAATGATTCTGGATCTTTTTCTATTGCAGATAATCATGCACCAGGAAGCTTTTCAGGGTCGAAAGTGTTGCAAGTAAAGCCAAATAGATCAGTTAGTACAACAGATGGTCAACAAGGCTTCATTGCAGCTACTCAAGTCTTAAATGTGCAACCTAATGCCTCTTATACATTAAGTGCTTTAATTAAGGCGGAGAGTTTGGAGAATGCTTCTGCTTTCTTGAATGTAGAGATATTAGACGTCAATGGGAAACATTTAAATTGGGCATCTAATCGTTTTAATCAAGTGACAGGTAATAGCAAATGGAAAGAACGACAAGTTTCATTTAGTACAGATACTCAAGGGGCTAAAGTACGTATATTCTTAGAAGTGGAGCATTTAAAAGGGCCAGTTAATGGTGTTGCTCTATTTGATAACCTTCAACTAGAAGATGGTCCTGTTTCTTCAAGCTTTAATCCAATTGTAAATAGCGGCTTTGAGAACGATGCAAATGGTTGGGCAAAATCAGCAGGAACATCTGTAGCAAGTGTGGCAAATGAAGGCTTCTCAGGTGCAAAGAGTATCTCTATTCAACGACAAGGTACTGGAGATACAGAAACCTCTTACTCGCAGGAAGTAGTATTAAATCAGTCTACACCTCGAAATATTACGTTAACAGGTATGTCAAAAGCAGACGGTGTAGCAGGTCCAGAGTTTAATAGTACGGAGAGTAAAGATTACTCCATTTGGGCAGATGTCACTTTTGGAGATGGTTCTAAAAAAGTATATCAAGCTAAATTTACTAAAGGTACGCATGATTGGAGTCGTAGTGCAGTTACCATTGATGCCGGTGATTTGAATAAGGCGATTCAAAAAGTTCGTGTATATACGATTTTCCGTAACAAGTTTACAGGTACTGCTTATTTTGATGATATACGTTTATTAGAAGACAATCATCTTACTCAAAATTCGTATGACTCAAATGGTAACTATTTAACAAAAGTTACCGATGAAAAAGGTCGTACACAACAATTTCAATATGATGCGTATGGAAACAAAACATCTGAAATTGATCCAAAAGGTCAAGAGAAAAATTCAACCTATAATAAGGACAACCAATTAACGAGTGTGTCTTTGAAAAATGGAACATCAGTTAAATATGGTTATGATAAAAATGGTAACGTTAATAAAAAAGAAGTAGTGGCTGAAGGCAATACTCAAACTATTTCTTATGATTATGATTTAGATAATAAATTAGGAACTTACACAGATCCTCTTGGTTTTATAACTAAACATCAATATGATGATAACGGAAATAAAACGAAAACCAACCTGCCAAACAACCATACTTTAGAGTGGACTTATGATACAGCAGATCGTACAACAAGTGAAAAAAGAGATGGTGTAACAGCCTTTACCTTTGAATACGATCCAAACGGTAACGAAACAAAAGTGGTTGATTCAATTAACAGTGTTGTTCGCATAAAGGATTATGATAAAGCTAATCAAATCGTGAGCATGACGGATCGTGGTGGTACATTTGCTTGGACATATAAGCCTAATTCTACGAAAGTTACTAAATCTACTTTTACACAAAATGGGTTAACAAATGAGACTAATTACGAGTATAACAATTTAGATCAAAACATTAGTGTAAAAGATGCTCAAGGTAAAGCATATCGTTTTGACTACGATGAAAATGGAAACGTACGTACGTACACAGCTGGAAATGCTGCAGGTTCAGATTTCACCTACGATGTAACTGGGAAAGTAACTGGATTAGAAATTGGTAATGCAAATAGTGATACCATTTTGTCTGAATCCTATAAGTATGATGAAAATGATAATCGAAAAGAAATTACTTCCTACAAAGAAGATGGTTCAGTAGATAGTAAAACATCTTACGACTATGATTCGTTAGACCAATTGGTTAAAGAAATACTTCCTGATGGGACAATTAAGGAATATGTATATAATGGTTTTGGTAATCGTACATCAGTGAAGTTGACCAAGCCAGGTGAAAACACTGTTGAAACAAGCGCTACATTTAATATAGGCAATCAACTAACGGAATTTGGAAATGAAACGATTCAGTATGATGAAAACGGAAATCGTACGGAAGATGGTAAATACACATATACGTGGAATGCTGCTGACCAATTAACTTCTATTACTAAAAAAGGTGAGGGTACACCATTTGCTACTTATAAATATGATGACGATGATCGTCGTATTGAAAAAAATGTAAATGGTAATGTGACAAGATTCTATTATGATGGAGATAGCATTGATCCATTATATGAGACAGATGAAAATGGTAACATTCTACGATCATATGTTTATTCTATGGATGGATTACGCCTGTCTATGAAGACAGGTGGAAAAACGTATTATTATCATTATAATCCACATGGCGATGTGGTAGCGATGTCTGATGATAATGGTGTTATTGTAGTAAAATACACATATGATGCTTGGGGAAATGTTCAAAAGCAAGTAACATCTGGACAAACAGATATTCAGAACCCATTTACGTATGCTGGATATATGCGGGATGAAGAGACCGGTTTATATTATTTAATTGCTCGTTATTATAATCCAGAACAAGGTGTATTTTTATCAGCTGACTCAGATCCTGGTGATGACGATGATCCAATTACCCAAAATGGATATATTTATGCTAAGAACAATCCTGTTATGAATATAGATCCAGATGGAAATTATGCATATTTAATTTATTTTATACCAGGTGTAGGTCAAGTAGCATTGTTAGCAACAATCGCTGTGGTAGGGGGATATGGAGCTTGGAGGCTTGGGAGAAAACTATCGGTTTTAAGAGCAAGAAGTAAACCTAGTGGTGGTGACCCTGCAGCACATGGAAGACCACATACTAGATATAAAAGGAAAAACGGAAGAGTTTCTGAATACACTACCTATGGAAATGGAGGAGTAGTTCGTAAGCAATTTAGAGGTGAAGGCAAGGCACATGGTAATGTCAGTAGACCTAATGTGAAAAGTCAAAATTACTATAATAGAAACCCGAAAAACAAGAAGAGATATAAGAAAACGAGAGTTAGGAAGCCCTACAGGAAGGAATATCCAAGAGGGTATAGATAA
- a CDS encoding alpha/beta-type small acid-soluble spore protein, which translates to MSNNNNSNQLLVSGAEQAIDQMKYEIAREFGVNLGADTTARANGSVGGEITKRLVQAAQQQLGGGRF; encoded by the coding sequence ATGTCAAATAACAATAACAGCAATCAATTACTAGTATCTGGTGCTGAACAAGCAATTGATCAAATGAAGTATGAAATCGCTCGTGAATTTGGTGTAAACCTCGGTGCTGATACAACTGCACGTGCAAATGGATCAGTAGGCGGCGAGATCACAAAACGTCTTGTGCAAGCTGCTCAACAACAACTTGGTGGCGGACGTTTCTAA
- a CDS encoding Shedu immune nuclease family protein translates to MSISIQTTSSDSGIGEDIILRETDTTRLLFRPELVNNQHNSDASVKGCFIFQKKKKKDLWEDHKELDNNKLKADEWIKLAIKSGEMLTLFTEIKKYYTIHEEYGVKHGSYSFFKDNTDLKKVIALFEGNNELFTQLLNDDKSELFEQTLEWIVNTDNSEKIVDKFLKLGEKDLDQLNSLVGVANLKKILSVWEENKDNSSEKYWQDLLKENTWVLSQIFSNPTVLIDNEAFVGGKTTNNDKGKVVDFLYANPFSKDAVLIEIKTPSTTLLNTTEYRAGVHSVHKDLAGAVSQVLTYKGSLQSEYTQILVNNIRSQKPIDFDVINPNCVVIAGRFDTLDKPALKHSFELYRKELKNVIVITFDELFMKVNHLIDLLSK, encoded by the coding sequence ATGAGCATTTCAATTCAAACAACTTCTAGTGATTCTGGGATCGGAGAAGACATTATTCTTAGAGAAACTGATACAACAAGACTTTTGTTTAGACCTGAGTTAGTTAATAACCAGCATAATTCTGATGCATCAGTTAAAGGATGTTTTATTTTTCAAAAAAAGAAAAAAAAGGATTTATGGGAAGACCACAAAGAATTAGACAACAACAAATTAAAAGCTGATGAATGGATTAAACTTGCAATCAAGTCAGGTGAAATGCTCACTCTCTTTACTGAAATAAAAAAGTATTACACTATACATGAAGAGTATGGGGTTAAGCATGGAAGCTACTCTTTTTTTAAGGATAATACTGATCTTAAAAAGGTAATTGCTCTATTTGAAGGTAACAATGAACTATTTACTCAATTATTAAATGATGATAAGAGTGAGCTTTTTGAGCAAACTTTAGAGTGGATTGTAAATACTGATAACTCTGAGAAAATAGTAGATAAATTTCTCAAGTTAGGTGAAAAGGATTTAGACCAATTAAATTCTTTAGTTGGTGTTGCAAATCTTAAAAAAATACTATCTGTTTGGGAAGAAAATAAAGACAACAGCTCTGAGAAGTATTGGCAAGACTTACTTAAAGAAAATACTTGGGTTTTAAGTCAAATATTTTCAAACCCAACAGTACTTATTGATAATGAGGCTTTTGTTGGAGGGAAAACTACAAATAATGATAAAGGTAAAGTTGTTGACTTCCTTTATGCTAATCCATTTTCCAAAGATGCAGTTTTAATTGAAATAAAAACTCCTTCCACCACTTTGTTAAATACAACTGAATATAGAGCAGGAGTACATTCTGTGCACAAGGATTTAGCTGGTGCAGTAAGTCAGGTGCTGACATATAAAGGCTCACTTCAAAGTGAATATACACAGATTTTAGTTAATAATATAAGGAGTCAGAAACCCATTGATTTTGATGTTATTAATCCGAACTGTGTAGTAATTGCAGGAAGATTTGATACATTGGATAAACCTGCCCTAAAACATTCCTTTGAATTATACAGAAAAGAATTAAAAAATGTCATAGTCATTACTTTTGATGAATTGTTTATGAAAGTTAATCACTTAATAGATTTATTATCAAAGTAA